A genomic window from Sphingobacterium sp. BN32 includes:
- a CDS encoding HmuY family protein, which translates to MIKETVYFLALLLFILSSCSKNEEPRSEPDKPQDIFVRDLNNGHFSTGQPSGIAKPIYFSLQKNAEAKADGDWDIAFTGLANTLIVSNSKVGTWMKVLNVDYDKIDRKPSLSYSEAESGNIANYENGWYTYDVQTHVVEPIKGKTIFLRTGNGKYYKIKMISIYEGAPAYPTSSDKTTFLTFQFAELE; encoded by the coding sequence ATGATTAAAGAAACAGTTTACTTCCTTGCCTTACTACTCTTCATACTGAGTAGCTGCTCAAAAAACGAAGAGCCTCGCTCCGAGCCGGATAAACCACAGGACATATTTGTAAGAGACTTAAATAATGGACATTTCAGCACGGGGCAACCCAGCGGAATTGCAAAGCCGATATATTTCAGCCTGCAAAAGAATGCGGAAGCCAAAGCTGACGGAGATTGGGATATCGCCTTTACCGGTCTTGCGAACACACTGATAGTAAGTAATAGCAAAGTCGGAACCTGGATGAAAGTTTTGAATGTCGACTACGACAAAATCGATAGAAAACCCTCACTTAGTTACAGCGAAGCAGAATCCGGCAACATTGCTAATTATGAAAATGGATGGTATACATACGATGTTCAAACGCATGTGGTAGAACCTATTAAAGGAAAAACTATATTTCTCAGAACGGGGAATGGCAAGTATTACAAGATCAAAATGATCAGTATCTATGAAGGGGCTCCAGCTTATCCAACATCGTCAGATAAAACCACATTCTTGACTTTCCAATTCGCTGAACTCGAGTAA